A stretch of the Actinotalea sp. JY-7876 genome encodes the following:
- a CDS encoding NADH-quinone oxidoreductase subunit G, which yields MTTSTQQTGPGGAAASQPPAVPPVTLTIDDVEVSVPKGTLVIRAAEELGIAIPRFCDHPLLQPVGACRQCLVEVHTPDREGNLRPMPKPQASCTLEATPGMVVRTQRTSAIADKAQHGNLEFLLINHPLDCPTCDKGGECPLQNQTMSNGYGTSRFHDVKRVFPKPLAISTEILLDRDRCVLCQRCTRFSDEIAGDPFIDLQQRGVRQQIGVFDPAVLGFEGAERVETYRGVQPDGTPLPVAVGQPAVDPRGPVGQATLDVSGRAFSSYYSGNTIQICPVGALTNAAYRFRARPFDLVSTPGVSEHDSSGAAIRVDHRRGVVLRRLAAEDAAVNEEWITDKDRFAFTWQGMPDRLTVPLVRDRAEDGTPGELRPASWAEALEVAAEGLAAARAAGGVGVLPGGRLPIEDAYAYAKFARVALGTNDVDHRARPHSAEEEAFLAHRVAGTRMDVTFADLESAPTTLLVAFEPEDEGGIVFLRLRKGVQKNRTKVFSIAPLASRALERLDATWLAAAPGTEPEVLDALAEAGGGSDALAAAAAALDASSVILVGERLATVPGGLSAVLRLAERTGARLAWIPRRAGERGGVEMGTLPGLLPGGRPVADAQARVDLAAAWDVERLPVEPGRSAAEIVAAAADGTLGGLVVGGVDPVDLPDPALARAALERVGFVVSLEVRASAVTALADVVLPVAPPVEKAGTWMNWEGRLRPFPQALTSTAMSDHRVLDVLADAMGTALGLRTLAQVHAEIDALGPWDGERIAAPAVASVEPPSLSSGQAVLATWHQLLDAGRCQDGEAFLAGTAHRPVARLGAGTAAALGVATGDGVTLRTAAGQITLPAVVTPMPDGVVWVPTHSTGSMVRPTLGVDAGAVVELAAASAAVGARTGSDHTDGEVL from the coding sequence ATGACCACGAGCACCCAGCAGACCGGCCCGGGCGGCGCGGCCGCCTCGCAGCCGCCCGCGGTCCCGCCGGTGACGCTGACCATCGACGACGTCGAGGTCTCCGTGCCGAAGGGCACCCTGGTGATCCGCGCGGCCGAGGAGCTCGGCATCGCGATCCCGCGGTTCTGCGACCACCCGCTGCTGCAGCCCGTCGGGGCGTGCCGGCAGTGCCTGGTCGAGGTCCACACGCCCGACCGCGAGGGCAACCTGCGGCCGATGCCCAAGCCGCAGGCCTCCTGCACGCTCGAGGCGACGCCGGGCATGGTCGTGCGGACGCAGCGCACCTCCGCGATCGCGGACAAGGCGCAGCACGGCAACCTCGAGTTCCTGCTCATCAACCACCCGCTGGACTGCCCGACCTGCGACAAGGGCGGTGAGTGCCCGCTGCAGAACCAGACGATGAGCAACGGGTACGGCACCAGCCGGTTCCACGACGTCAAGCGCGTCTTCCCCAAGCCGCTGGCCATCTCCACCGAGATCCTGCTCGACCGGGACCGCTGCGTGCTGTGCCAGCGCTGCACGCGGTTCTCGGACGAGATCGCGGGCGACCCCTTCATCGACCTGCAGCAGCGCGGTGTGCGCCAGCAGATCGGTGTCTTCGACCCGGCCGTGCTGGGCTTCGAGGGCGCGGAGCGCGTCGAGACGTACCGCGGGGTGCAGCCGGACGGCACGCCCCTGCCGGTCGCCGTCGGCCAGCCGGCCGTGGACCCGCGCGGCCCCGTCGGCCAGGCCACGCTCGACGTGTCCGGCCGGGCGTTCTCGTCGTACTACTCGGGCAACACGATCCAGATCTGCCCCGTCGGCGCGCTGACCAACGCCGCCTACCGCTTCCGGGCGCGGCCGTTCGACCTCGTCTCGACGCCCGGCGTCTCGGAGCACGACAGCAGCGGCGCCGCGATCCGCGTGGACCACCGCCGGGGCGTCGTCCTGCGCCGGCTCGCCGCCGAGGACGCCGCGGTCAACGAGGAGTGGATCACCGACAAGGACCGCTTCGCGTTCACCTGGCAGGGCATGCCGGACCGGCTGACGGTCCCGCTCGTGCGCGACCGCGCCGAGGACGGGACGCCCGGCGAGCTGCGCCCGGCGAGCTGGGCGGAGGCCCTCGAGGTCGCCGCCGAGGGTCTGGCCGCGGCGCGTGCCGCGGGCGGCGTCGGCGTGCTGCCCGGCGGTCGGCTGCCCATCGAGGACGCGTACGCCTACGCGAAGTTCGCGCGCGTCGCCCTCGGCACCAACGACGTCGACCACCGCGCCCGCCCGCACTCCGCGGAGGAGGAGGCGTTCCTCGCCCACCGCGTCGCGGGCACGCGCATGGACGTCACCTTCGCAGACCTCGAGTCGGCGCCCACGACCCTCCTCGTGGCGTTCGAGCCCGAGGACGAGGGCGGCATCGTCTTCCTGCGCCTGCGCAAGGGCGTGCAGAAGAACCGCACGAAGGTCTTCTCGATCGCGCCCCTGGCGAGCCGGGCGCTGGAGCGCCTCGACGCCACGTGGCTGGCGGCGGCCCCGGGCACCGAGCCCGAGGTGCTGGACGCCCTGGCCGAGGCCGGCGGCGGGAGCGACGCGCTGGCGGCGGCCGCCGCGGCCCTCGACGCCTCGTCGGTCATCCTCGTCGGCGAGCGCCTCGCGACGGTGCCGGGCGGCCTCAGCGCCGTCCTGCGGCTCGCGGAGCGCACGGGCGCGCGGCTCGCGTGGATCCCGCGTCGCGCCGGTGAGCGCGGCGGCGTCGAGATGGGGACCCTGCCGGGCCTGCTGCCCGGCGGGCGCCCCGTGGCGGACGCGCAGGCGCGCGTCGACCTCGCGGCCGCGTGGGACGTCGAGCGCCTCCCGGTCGAGCCCGGTCGCAGCGCCGCGGAGATCGTCGCCGCGGCCGCCGACGGCACGCTGGGCGGCCTCGTGGTGGGCGGGGTCGACCCGGTCGACCTGCCCGACCCCGCGCTGGCGCGGGCCGCGCTCGAGCGCGTGGGCTTCGTCGTCTCGCTCGAGGTGCGTGCCTCGGCCGTGACGGCGCTGGCCGACGTCGTGCTGCCCGTCGCGCCGCCCGTGGAGAAGGCCGGCACCTGGATGAACTGGGAGGGCCGCCTGCGGCCGTTCCCCCAGGCGCTCACCTCGACCGCGATGTCCGACCACCGCGTCCTGGACGTCCTCGCGGACGCGATGGGCACGGCCCTCGGCCTGCGCACGCTGGCCCAGGTCCACGCGGAGATCGACGCCCTCGGCCCCTGGGACGGCGAGCGCATCGCCGCGCCCGCGGTCGCCTCCGTCGAGCCGCCGTCGCTGTCCTCCGGTCAGGCCGTGCTCGCGACGTGGCACCAGCTGCTCGACGCGGGTCGCTGCCAGGACGGCGAGGCCTTCCTCGCCGGCACGGCGCACCGGCCGGTCGCGCGCCTCGGCGCCGGCACGGCGGCGGCGCTCGGCGTCGCGACGGGCGACGGCGTCACCCTGCGCACGGCGGCCGGCCAGATCACGCTCCCGGCGGTCGTCACCCCGATGCCCGACGGCGTCGTCTGGGTGCCCACGCACTCCACCGGCTCGATGGTGCGGCCGACGCTCGGCGTCGACGCCGGCGCCGTCGTCGAGCTCGCCGCGGCGTCCGCCGCCGTGGGCGCGCGGACCGGGTCCGACCACACCGACGGAGAGGTGCTGTGA
- the nuoF gene encoding NADH-quinone oxidoreductase subunit NuoF gives MATTLSPVLSAHWDAERSWSLATYEANGGYAGLRKALTMEPGDVVSAVKDSGLRGRGGAGFPTGLKWSFLPAPDGGPRYLVVNADESEPGTCKDVPLMLANPQSLVEGVAITSFAIGCHHAFIYVRGEVLHVYRRLLRAVEEAYAKGYLGKDVMGSGYDLEVTVHAGAGAYICGEETALLDSLEGRRGQPRLKPPFPAVAGLYARPTVVNNVESIASVPSIIANGVEWFRSMGTEKSAGYGLFSLSGHVERPGQYEAPLGITLRELLEMAGGVRAGHELKFWTPGGSSTPLFTAEHLDVPLDYESVGAAGSMLGTRALQIFDDTTCVVRAITRWAEFYAHESCGKCTPCREGTYWMKQILARLEAGTGTMEDLDTLLDVCDNILGRSFCALGDGATSTVTSGIALFREEFEAHVTGGRCPYDPAASALFEYAPRRGQADVHALSGVTAGTVGA, from the coding sequence ATGGCCACCACCCTGAGCCCGGTGCTCTCCGCGCACTGGGACGCCGAGCGGTCCTGGTCGCTGGCGACCTACGAGGCGAACGGCGGCTACGCCGGCCTGCGCAAGGCCCTGACGATGGAGCCGGGCGACGTCGTCTCGGCCGTCAAGGACTCCGGCCTGCGCGGCCGCGGCGGCGCCGGCTTCCCCACGGGGCTGAAGTGGAGCTTCCTGCCCGCGCCCGACGGCGGGCCGCGCTACCTCGTGGTCAACGCCGACGAGTCCGAGCCGGGCACCTGCAAGGACGTCCCGCTCATGCTCGCGAACCCGCAGTCCCTGGTGGAGGGCGTGGCGATCACGTCCTTCGCGATCGGCTGCCACCACGCGTTCATCTACGTGCGCGGCGAGGTGCTGCACGTCTACCGGCGCCTGCTGCGCGCGGTCGAGGAGGCCTACGCCAAGGGCTACCTCGGCAAGGACGTCATGGGCAGCGGCTACGACCTCGAGGTCACGGTCCACGCCGGTGCGGGCGCCTACATCTGCGGCGAGGAGACGGCGCTGCTCGACTCGCTCGAGGGACGCCGCGGCCAGCCGCGCCTCAAGCCGCCGTTCCCCGCCGTCGCCGGCCTGTACGCGCGTCCGACGGTGGTCAACAACGTCGAGTCCATCGCGTCCGTCCCATCGATCATCGCGAACGGGGTGGAGTGGTTCCGCTCCATGGGCACCGAGAAGTCGGCGGGCTACGGCCTGTTCTCGCTCTCGGGGCACGTCGAGCGCCCCGGCCAGTACGAGGCCCCGCTCGGCATCACGCTGCGCGAGCTCCTCGAGATGGCGGGCGGCGTCCGCGCCGGCCACGAGCTGAAGTTCTGGACCCCCGGCGGGTCCTCGACGCCGCTGTTCACCGCGGAGCACCTCGACGTCCCGCTCGACTACGAGTCGGTCGGTGCGGCCGGCTCGATGCTCGGCACGCGCGCGCTGCAGATCTTCGACGACACGACCTGCGTCGTGCGCGCCATCACGCGGTGGGCCGAGTTCTACGCGCACGAGTCGTGCGGCAAGTGCACGCCGTGCCGCGAGGGCACCTACTGGATGAAGCAGATCCTGGCCCGGCTCGAGGCCGGCACGGGCACGATGGAGGACCTCGACACCCTCCTCGACGTCTGCGACAACATCCTCGGGCGGTCGTTCTGCGCGCTGGGTGACGGGGCGACCTCGACGGTGACGTCGGGCATCGCGCTGTTCCGCGAGGAGTTCGAGGCCCACGTCACCGGCGGCCGCTGCCCGTACGACCCGGCCGCCTCCGCCCTCTTCGAGTACGCGCCGCGCCGCGGGCAGGCCGACGTGCACGCCCTGTCCGGAGTGACCGCGGGAACGGTAGGAGCATGA
- the nuoE gene encoding NADH-quinone oxidoreductase subunit NuoE has protein sequence MTTTAYEPYEGAKLERMTADAAAATARYPDARSALLPLLHLVQSEDGYVSPDGIAFCARTLGLSTAEVSAVATFYTQYKRHPNGEYTVGVCTNTLCAVMGGDAIFDELSDHLGVGHDETTDDGKITLERVECNAACDYAPVMMVNWEFFDNQTPGSAKEVVDRLRAGDEVAPTRGASSVCSFKQMSRVLAGFSDGRADEGVGAGPATLAGTVLARQQGWTAPPVGTDADAADDAGAQAVGAGATSMTAGRASSTDTPSAPPAGGTADTPTGREPSKEA, from the coding sequence ATGACCACCACCGCGTACGAGCCCTACGAGGGCGCCAAGCTCGAGCGGATGACGGCCGACGCCGCCGCCGCGACGGCCCGCTACCCGGACGCCCGGTCGGCGCTGCTGCCGCTGCTGCACCTCGTGCAGTCGGAGGACGGCTACGTCAGCCCCGACGGCATCGCGTTCTGCGCGCGGACCCTGGGCCTGTCGACGGCCGAGGTGTCCGCCGTCGCGACCTTCTACACGCAGTACAAGCGCCACCCCAACGGCGAGTACACGGTCGGCGTGTGCACCAACACGCTGTGCGCGGTCATGGGCGGCGACGCGATCTTCGACGAGCTGTCGGACCACCTCGGCGTGGGTCACGACGAGACGACCGACGACGGCAAGATCACGCTCGAGCGCGTCGAGTGCAACGCGGCGTGCGACTACGCGCCCGTGATGATGGTCAACTGGGAGTTCTTCGACAACCAGACCCCGGGCTCCGCCAAGGAGGTCGTCGACCGGCTGCGTGCCGGCGACGAGGTCGCGCCCACGCGCGGTGCCTCGTCGGTGTGCTCGTTCAAGCAGATGTCCCGCGTCCTGGCGGGGTTCAGCGACGGCCGCGCGGACGAGGGCGTCGGCGCGGGTCCCGCGACGCTCGCGGGCACGGTCCTGGCACGGCAGCAGGGCTGGACGGCGCCCCCGGTGGGCACCGACGCGGACGCCGCCGACGACGCCGGGGCGCAGGCCGTCGGTGCGGGCGCGACGTCGATGACGGCCGGCCGGGCGTCCAGCACGGACACGCCGTCGGCCCCGCCGGCGGGCGGCACGGCCGACACCCCGACCGGCCGCGAGCCGAGCAAGGAGGCGTGA
- a CDS encoding NADH-quinone oxidoreductase subunit D, whose amino-acid sequence MATSTPHASPHIVDGSTDGIPSFEASGGDWSDIAEEAARLGEERIVVNMGPQHPSTHGVLRLMLEIDGETVTEARCGIGYLHTGIEKNMEYRTWVQGPTFCTRMDYLANMFQETAYCLAVEKLLGITDDIPERATVIRVMMMELQRVSSHLVCLATGGNELGATTIMILGFTAREEILKIFELVTGLRMNMAYVRPGGVAQDLPPGALDAVREAIPVVKDYIAQLGDLMLANPIYRARTVGIGHLGLAGCMALGITGPVLRSAGLPYDVRKAEPYCGYETYDFDVPTSTDADSYSRTVLRIEECYQSLRIIEQCADRLQAMGPGPVMVADKKIAWPAQLAIGSDGMGNSLDHIKEIMGTSMEALIHHFKLVTEGFRVPAGQVFQTVEHPRGEQGVHLVSDGGTRPYRVHFRDPSFNNLQAVSLMCEGGQVADVVVAVAALDPVLGGVDR is encoded by the coding sequence ATGGCTACGTCCACACCCCACGCGAGCCCGCACATCGTCGACGGCTCGACCGACGGCATCCCGAGCTTCGAGGCGTCCGGCGGCGACTGGTCCGACATCGCCGAGGAGGCCGCTCGCCTCGGCGAGGAGCGCATCGTCGTCAACATGGGCCCGCAGCACCCGTCCACGCACGGCGTGCTGCGCCTCATGCTCGAGATCGACGGCGAGACGGTCACCGAGGCCCGCTGCGGCATCGGCTACCTGCACACCGGCATCGAGAAGAACATGGAGTACCGCACCTGGGTGCAGGGCCCCACGTTCTGCACGCGCATGGACTACCTGGCGAACATGTTCCAGGAGACGGCGTACTGCCTCGCGGTCGAGAAGCTGCTCGGCATCACGGACGACATCCCGGAGCGCGCCACCGTCATCCGCGTGATGATGATGGAGCTCCAGCGCGTCTCGTCCCACCTCGTCTGCCTCGCGACGGGCGGCAACGAGCTCGGCGCCACGACGATCATGATCCTGGGCTTCACCGCCCGCGAGGAGATCCTCAAGATCTTCGAGCTGGTCACGGGCCTGCGGATGAACATGGCCTACGTGCGCCCGGGCGGCGTCGCGCAGGACCTGCCGCCGGGCGCGCTCGACGCGGTCCGCGAGGCGATCCCCGTCGTCAAGGACTACATCGCCCAGCTCGGCGACCTCATGCTGGCCAACCCGATCTACCGGGCGCGCACGGTCGGCATCGGCCACCTCGGCCTCGCCGGCTGCATGGCGCTGGGCATCACCGGTCCGGTGCTGCGCTCCGCCGGTCTGCCGTACGACGTGCGCAAGGCCGAGCCGTACTGCGGCTACGAGACGTACGACTTCGACGTCCCGACGTCGACCGACGCCGACTCCTACTCGCGGACCGTGCTGCGGATCGAGGAGTGCTACCAGTCGCTGCGCATCATCGAGCAGTGCGCCGACCGCCTCCAGGCCATGGGCCCGGGGCCGGTCATGGTCGCCGACAAGAAGATCGCGTGGCCGGCGCAGCTGGCCATCGGCTCGGACGGCATGGGCAACTCGCTCGACCACATCAAGGAGATCATGGGCACCTCCATGGAGGCCCTGATCCACCACTTCAAGCTCGTCACCGAGGGCTTCCGCGTCCCGGCGGGGCAGGTGTTCCAGACCGTCGAGCACCCGCGCGGCGAGCAGGGCGTGCACCTCGTCTCCGACGGCGGCACCAGGCCGTACCGGGTCCACTTCCGGGACCCGTCCTTCAACAACCTCCAGGCCGTGTCGCTGATGTGCGAGGGCGGCCAGGTGGCCGACGTCGTCGTCGCGGTGGCGGCGCTCGACCCAGTGCTGGGAGGGGTGGACCGCTGA
- a CDS encoding NADH-quinone oxidoreductase subunit C yields MGTASPETAQKATETAQEGAGQNLAAPAGAATPQLEIIAVREGMFGPQDSGDTSGFGGLVKTIAMPGPSERPYGSYFDEVVDILAEVLEEGGTPFDAAIEKVVVDRDELTLYVHREHIVTVCQALRDDQDLRFELGLGVSGVHYPHDTGRELHAVYQLRSVTHSRKVRLEVAVSEADPHIPSSVPVYPGHDWHERETWDFFGIVFDGHPGLARIEMPDDWPGHPQRKDYPLGGIPVQYKGASIPPPDERRSYS; encoded by the coding sequence GTGGGCACCGCGTCACCCGAGACCGCGCAGAAGGCGACCGAGACCGCGCAGGAGGGTGCCGGGCAGAACCTGGCGGCCCCGGCGGGTGCGGCCACGCCGCAGCTCGAGATCATCGCCGTCCGGGAGGGCATGTTCGGCCCCCAGGACTCCGGCGACACGTCCGGCTTCGGCGGCCTGGTCAAGACGATCGCCATGCCCGGCCCGAGCGAGCGTCCCTACGGCTCGTACTTCGACGAGGTCGTCGACATCCTCGCCGAGGTGCTCGAGGAGGGCGGCACGCCCTTCGACGCGGCGATCGAGAAGGTCGTCGTCGACCGCGACGAGCTGACGCTGTACGTCCACCGCGAGCACATCGTCACGGTCTGCCAGGCGCTGCGCGACGACCAGGACCTGCGGTTCGAGCTCGGCCTCGGCGTCTCGGGCGTGCACTACCCGCACGACACGGGCCGCGAGCTGCACGCCGTCTACCAGCTGCGCTCGGTCACGCACTCGCGCAAGGTGCGGCTCGAGGTCGCGGTGAGCGAGGCGGACCCGCACATCCCGTCGAGCGTCCCGGTCTACCCGGGCCACGACTGGCACGAGCGCGAGACCTGGGACTTCTTCGGCATCGTCTTCGACGGCCACCCGGGCCTGGCCCGGATCGAGATGCCGGACGACTGGCCCGGCCACCCCCAGCGCAAGGACTACCCGCTCGGCGGGATCCCGGTGCAGTACAAGGGCGCGAGCATCCCGCCGCCCGACGAGCGGAGGTCGTACAGCTGA
- a CDS encoding NADH-quinone oxidoreductase subunit B family protein produces the protein MGIEEAPSGFLLASIEDLAGLIRKASLWPVTFGLACCAIEMMAAGTARYDLSRFGMEVFRASPRQADLMIVAGRVSQKMAPVVRQVYDQMSEPKWVLSMGVCASSGGMFNNYAIVQGVDHIVPVDIYLPGCPPRPEMLINAILALHEQIQSSPLGVNREEAARAAEAAALEATPTSQMKGLLR, from the coding sequence ATGGGCATCGAAGAGGCACCGTCCGGCTTCCTGCTGGCCTCCATCGAGGACCTCGCGGGGTTGATCCGCAAGGCGTCGCTGTGGCCGGTGACGTTCGGCCTGGCCTGCTGCGCCATCGAGATGATGGCCGCCGGCACGGCGCGCTACGACCTCTCGCGCTTCGGCATGGAGGTCTTCCGCGCGTCGCCGCGCCAGGCCGACCTCATGATCGTCGCCGGGCGCGTCAGCCAGAAGATGGCCCCCGTCGTGCGCCAGGTCTACGACCAGATGTCGGAGCCCAAGTGGGTGCTCTCGATGGGCGTCTGCGCGTCCTCGGGCGGCATGTTCAACAACTACGCCATCGTCCAGGGTGTCGACCACATCGTCCCGGTGGACATCTACCTGCCCGGCTGCCCGCCGCGTCCGGAGATGCTCATCAACGCGATCCTCGCCCTGCACGAGCAGATCCAGTCGTCGCCGCTCGGCGTCAACCGCGAGGAGGCGGCGCGCGCCGCCGAGGCCGCGGCGCTCGAGGCCACGCCGACGTCGCAGATGAAGGGCCTCCTGCGGTGA
- a CDS encoding NADH-quinone oxidoreductase subunit A, giving the protein MTNPYIPILALMGVAAVLALGGVGASAIIGPKRYNRAKLEAYECGIDPTPGAVGGGRFPIKYYLVAMTFIIFDIEVVFMYPWAVAFQELAMFGVIAMMTFLVLITVPFVYEWRRGGFEWD; this is encoded by the coding sequence ATGACCAACCCGTACATCCCGATCCTGGCCCTCATGGGCGTCGCCGCGGTCCTCGCCCTCGGTGGCGTCGGCGCGAGCGCGATCATCGGGCCGAAGCGCTACAACCGCGCCAAGCTCGAGGCCTACGAGTGCGGCATCGACCCGACGCCGGGCGCCGTCGGCGGCGGTCGCTTCCCGATCAAGTACTACCTCGTCGCGATGACCTTCATCATCTTCGACATCGAGGTCGTGTTCATGTACCCCTGGGCCGTCGCGTTCCAGGAGCTCGCCATGTTCGGCGTGATCGCCATGATGACGTTCCTCGTCCTGATCACCGTGCCGTTCGTCTACGAGTGGCGCCGCGGCGGGTTCGAGTGGGACTGA
- a CDS encoding geranylgeranyl reductase family protein, with protein sequence MGTQREHDDADVIVVGAGPAGSTAAYYLAVAGLDVLVLEKTAFPREKVCGDGFTPRSVRELVAMGVPMREEDGWIRNKGLRVYGGGHRIELPWPETDTFPSYGVSRTRKDFDDTLARHARAAGATIVEQMNVTGPVLHERTGRVVGVTARPVDAAGRRAGDEVTYRAPVVIAADGVSARLALALGIEKNPNRPMGVAVRTYYQTPRHDDDWMESWLELWDGKPGESNLLPGYGWIFGLGDGTANVGLGSVSSRATATKIDYKDLLQRWVANTPAEWGFTPENQVGPVRSAALPMGFNRKPHYTRGLMLVGDAGGMVSPFNGEGIAYAMQAARRAAEVVAQAHSRGTAAERERTLASYPRIMSDELGGYYTLGRVFVKLIEHPEVMRVCTRYGLPRPALMRLVLKLLSDVWEPRGGDLSDRFIHALTRIAPAA encoded by the coding sequence GTGGGGACGCAGCGCGAGCACGATGACGCAGACGTCATCGTCGTCGGCGCAGGTCCGGCCGGATCCACCGCCGCCTACTACCTCGCGGTCGCGGGCCTCGACGTCCTCGTGCTGGAGAAGACCGCGTTCCCCCGCGAGAAGGTCTGCGGCGACGGCTTCACGCCGCGCTCCGTGCGCGAGCTCGTCGCGATGGGCGTGCCCATGCGCGAGGAGGACGGCTGGATCCGCAACAAGGGGCTGCGCGTCTACGGGGGCGGGCACCGCATCGAGCTGCCCTGGCCGGAGACGGACACGTTCCCGAGCTACGGCGTGAGCCGCACCCGCAAGGACTTCGACGACACGCTCGCCCGTCACGCCCGCGCCGCCGGCGCGACGATCGTCGAGCAGATGAACGTCACGGGCCCGGTGCTGCACGAGCGCACGGGCCGCGTGGTCGGCGTCACCGCCCGCCCCGTCGACGCCGCCGGCCGCCGCGCGGGTGACGAGGTCACGTACCGCGCGCCCGTGGTCATCGCCGCCGACGGCGTCTCGGCCCGCCTCGCGCTCGCGCTCGGCATCGAGAAGAACCCGAACCGCCCCATGGGCGTCGCCGTGCGGACGTACTACCAGACGCCCCGGCACGACGACGACTGGATGGAGAGCTGGCTCGAGCTCTGGGACGGCAAGCCCGGGGAGTCGAACCTGCTGCCGGGCTACGGCTGGATCTTCGGGCTCGGCGACGGGACCGCGAACGTGGGCCTCGGCAGCGTCAGCTCCCGCGCCACCGCCACGAAGATCGACTACAAGGACCTCCTGCAGCGCTGGGTCGCGAACACCCCCGCCGAGTGGGGCTTCACGCCCGAGAACCAGGTGGGTCCCGTGCGCAGCGCGGCGCTGCCGATGGGCTTCAACCGCAAGCCGCACTACACGCGCGGGCTCATGCTCGTGGGCGACGCGGGCGGCATGGTCAGCCCGTTCAACGGCGAGGGCATCGCGTACGCGATGCAGGCCGCCCGTCGCGCCGCCGAGGTCGTCGCGCAGGCGCACTCGCGCGGCACGGCCGCCGAGCGCGAGCGCACGCTCGCCAGCTACCCGCGGATCATGTCGGACGAGCTCGGCGGCTACTACACGCTCGGCCGCGTCTTCGTGAAGCTCATCGAGCACCCCGAGGTCATGCGCGTGTGCACGCGCTACGGCCTGCCGCGGCCCGCGCTGATGCGCCTCGTCCTCAAGCTGCTCTCCGACGTGTGGGAGCCTCGCGGGGGCGACCTGTCCGACCGCTTCATCCACGCACTGACCCGGATTGCGCCGGCCGCATGA
- a CDS encoding demethylmenaquinone methyltransferase: MPRASLDKQPHEVAAMFDHIARRYDLTNDVISLGQDRRWRTATIRAVDAWPGDVVLDLAAGTGTSSEPFDAAGVRVVPCDFSVGMLEVGKRRRPDLPFTAGDATRLPFADASFDAVTISFGLRNVVDTRAALTEMLRVTKPGGRVVVCEFSRPTFAPFRTVYLEYLMRALPPVARAVSKEPDAYVYLAESIQEWPDQDALGRLMREAGWADVAYRNLTGGVVALHRATRP; the protein is encoded by the coding sequence ATGCCCCGCGCCAGCCTGGACAAGCAGCCGCACGAGGTCGCCGCGATGTTCGACCACATCGCGCGGCGGTACGACCTCACCAACGACGTCATCTCGCTGGGCCAGGACCGCCGGTGGCGCACGGCCACCATCCGCGCGGTCGACGCGTGGCCGGGCGACGTCGTGCTCGACCTCGCGGCCGGCACGGGCACGTCGAGCGAGCCGTTCGACGCCGCGGGCGTGCGCGTGGTCCCGTGCGACTTCTCGGTCGGGATGCTCGAGGTCGGCAAGCGCCGCCGCCCGGACCTGCCGTTCACGGCGGGCGACGCGACGCGCCTGCCGTTCGCGGACGCGTCCTTCGACGCGGTGACGATCTCCTTCGGCCTGCGCAACGTCGTCGACACGCGCGCGGCGCTGACCGAGATGCTGCGCGTGACCAAGCCGGGCGGCCGCGTCGTGGTGTGCGAGTTCTCGCGGCCCACGTTCGCGCCGTTCCGCACCGTGTACCTGGAGTACCTCATGCGGGCCCTGCCGCCCGTCGCGCGCGCGGTCTCGAAGGAGCCGGACGCCTACGTCTATCTCGCCGAGTCGATCCAGGAGTGGCCGGACCAGGACGCCCTCGGCCGCCTCATGCGCGAGGCGGGCTGGGCCGACGTGGCCTACCGCAACCTCACGGGCGGCGTCGTCGCGCTCCACCGCGCGACGCGGCCGTAG